In Paramisgurnus dabryanus chromosome 14, PD_genome_1.1, whole genome shotgun sequence, one genomic interval encodes:
- the LOC135718716 gene encoding somatostatin receptor type 2-like, protein MYNTSGHSIMVNPSSKLDNNSVHGPNDVEQVLVPIFDTFILVTGVVGHILVLIIICRTMRKGRGQPNGGRTGGIQETNANGTDVLLLSLSVADLLLLSCLPYHTVAIATHHWPFGSFMCKSVSFLSAMCTSASAFTLAALAFGRFLIVVHPSKAYRWRREGRLKIIAGALWIPAVVLASPQFAWRIVISGPEAHEDLACFNFLSDKGQLAYGVCHFLLAFAFPLGIIVIAYAKIYHFLKKTKQSRISQADRLEQYHVKVTQTSAMLVLAFALCWLPSYGLMFAQITESDATLPRLGPFATFARIMATSSTVANPILYVFMSEKFRKELKNLGQECCKSRAV, encoded by the coding sequence ATGTACAATACTTCTGGACACAGCATTATGGTAAACCCCTCCAGCAAGTTGGACAACAATTCTGTTCATGGACCAAATGATGTTGAGCAAGTGTTAGTACCCATATTTGATACCTTCATCCTAGTGACTGGTGTGGTTGGACACATATTGGTTCTTATCATCATCTGTCGTACCATGCGCAAAGGACGTGGACAGCCGAATGGAGGCAGGACAGGAGGAATACAAGAAACAAATGCAAACGGAACCGATGTTCTTCTTCTGTCATTAAGTGTGGCCGACCTTCTGCTGCTTTCCTGCCTTCCTTATCACACGGTTGCAATTGCGACTCACCACTGGCCCTTCGGGAGCTTCATGTGTAAATCTGTGAGCTTCCTAAGTGCGATGTGTACCTCTGCCAGTGCCTTCACACTGGCTGCTTTGGCGTTTGGTCGGTTCCTCATTGTGGTGCACCCATCAAAAGCGTATCGATGGCGCAGAGAAGGCCGATTGAAAATAATAGCTGGTGCATTGTGGATACCTGCTGTAGTCCTTGCATCCCCTCAGTTTGCATGGCGGATTGTGATTTCAGGGCCTGAAGCCCATGAGGACCTGGCATGTTTTAATTTCCTATCCGATAAAGGCCAGTTGGCATATGGAGTGTGTCACTTTCTACTGGCCTTTGCCTTTCCACTTGGGATCATTGTAATAGCCTATGCCAAGATCTACCATTTCCTTAAAAAGACCAAACAGAGCCGAATAAGCCAGGCAGACCGTTTGGAACAATATCATGTGAAGGTAACCCAAACATCAGCTATGTTAGTGCTGGCATTTGCATTGTGCTGGCTGCCTTCATATGGTTTAATGTTTGCCCAGATAACTGAGAGTGATGCAACTTTACCTCGCTTGGGACCTTTTGCTACCTTCGCTCGCATCATGGCAACCTCGTCTACTGTAGCCAATCCTATTCTCTATGTTTTTATGTCAGAGAAATTCAGGAAGGAACTAAAAAATCTGGGTCAAGAGTGTTGTAAAAGCAGAGCTGTCTAA